ATTTGTGCATATGAAAAGTTAGCACCGGGTGCAAGTAGATGTCAACATGCTAATTGTGATGTTGCACTGTCAAGTGACTGGACTTCCTCTGTTGTGGTTTTCCAACCTCATTCCAGTGCTAGAAAAACCTCAGTTTGCAGAAGGGTTGATCTCGACCAATGGCTCACCCCTTTCGAAGACTGAGAACAAACAATGCAGTCATAATGCTAATATGATGCTAACTATGCTTGTTAGAGAAGGACTGAGTAGGATGGCATGAAGCAAAATGGTGACTGAAAAGCGCTTTTGTTAAATTGTGTCAATGTGCTTTCTTGCAGGGTGCTCTTTCAGGAGGAAGCAGCACTAAAATGTTCTTTCCGGAGCTGAGAGAGAGGAGAGGATGGATGGGTTGTCAGCGGTGGCACCGGCAGATCAGCCTAAGATGTGGAAAATGGGCGCAAGGTGACTTCACAGTCCACGCTTGGAATATCGCTGTAACTCCTCCATCCTTACCTTTctcaataaaatgttgttttggctaaacacatgtttgctttatttattagaaTGAATCATTTTGACAACATACTAATTATTGTTACATCAGAACATCTTATACAAAGTGCAGTTTGTCATTGATACAAAAAGCTATTTGAACGCTGATAATTCAAACAGATAGTATCGCTGGCTGTATCATATTAATTTGATGAAATTGTATTCCTAAAACAAATGCGAACATTATAGAACCATTGTCCTTGtatataccgcatttttcggagtgtaagtcgctccggagtataagtcgcaccggccgaaaatgcataataaagaaggaaaaaaacaagtcgcactggagtataagtcgcattttttggggacatttatttgataaaacccaacaccaagaatagacatttgaaaggcaatttaaaataaagaatagtgaacaacaggctgaataagtgtacgttatatgacgcataaataaccaactgaaaacgtgcctggtatgttaacgtaacatattatggtaagagtcattcaaataactaacatatagaacatgctatacgtttaccaaacaatctgtcactcctaatcactaaatcccatgaaatcttatacgtctagtctcttacgtgaatgagcttaatatttgatattttacggtaatgtgttaatttcactcataagtcgctcctgagtataagtcgcacccccggccaaactatgaaaaaaaaactgcgacttatagtccgaaaaatacggtaaggacATATTTTCTATTTGAACAAAATTATTTAGATTAGTAGATCATTTGTCATGATTGTGattttagctccactatcagtCTAAAATCAACCTCGTTCTTTGGAAAGGCAGAATTTGTGTAAGTATCTACTGCAGTCACGTGAGCAGGTGTGCTAACTCTCTCCACCAGGGGGCGTGCCTCATCTACCTCTCACTACTCTCTCCTGCTGTCTCGCTGTTCTTCTCCCTTTCCCTGAGCAGGTGTCTGATGGAGGAGTTCTGCATGGACAAAGTATTGGACAGGAGCGGCATTAAGCTGCGGAAACCCTCCCTTAACTCCTCCACGTGTTTCTCCAGGCCGTGGATGTGTGTGTCCAGCTCCGATCTGCAGCCCTGCACTTCACCCAGCACGTCGTACAAAAGGGTCTGCACCTGAGACGGGACACGTGTCACAAAGCGTGCGCTGGATTGTGGGGCTGCTCGGGTGGACAATGGTGCGTTCACTTGCCTCTCTCACCTTGCACATGTCCATAAGTGTGTTGCTTTGGTCTGCCAGGATGCTCTTCTCCACcttcaggcgccgcaacctgaCGCCACAAACATCTGCTTTTATGTTCACGTCTTGATTCAAGTACAAAAAAGGTTGTCTTACTGGTGGATGGCGAGCAGCAGCTTTCGTTGGTGCATGCGGACCCTTGTGTGGTCTTTTTCCCTGGAGAGCTTGGTGTGTTTGTAGATGAGCCACGTCTCTCTCAGCACGTTGGCGGCTGCAATCTTGATCTAGAGGAGAGAACACAACAATCATCTCTTACTAAATTACCCTTAAATGGCAACACTACACAAAAGTAATTTATTCCTTGTGACTAAAAAGTTCCATTAAAGACTTTTTTTACTCTACATTCATCTTAACATaaactactgaaatgaattttttttatttaaacggggatagcagatctattctatgtgtcatacttgatcatttcgcgatattgtcatatttttgctgaaatgatttagtatagaacaacgacgataaagattgcaacttttggtatctgataaaaaaaaggcttgcacctaccggaagtagcgtgacgtagtcagttgaacatatacgcaaagttccctattgttttaagatgatggccgcatgaagtgagagagattcggaccgagaaagcgacaatttccccattaatttgagcgaggatgaaagatttgtggatgagtaaagtgcaagtgaaggactagtggggagttgaagctaatcagatagggaagatgctgtgagagccgggggtgacctgatattcagctgggaatgactacaacagtaaataaacacaagacatatatatactctattagccacaacacaaccaggcttatatttaatatgccacaaattaatcctgcataataacacctgcgtgtttgttatgctagctcctagctcctctgctagctcctagctccatagaacacgccaatacaattcaaacacctgatcaacacacacaatcactcagccaaaaagaccgttcacctaacccaaggttcataaagcttatatatttttaaaaagttacgtacgtgacgcgcacgtaggtacggtacgtgttatgctagctcctctgctagctcctagctccatagaacacgccaatacaattcaaacacatgatcaacacacacaatcactcagcccaaaagaccgttcacctaacccaaggttcataaagcttatatatttaaaaaaaaagccaaagctgcatactcacagtagcacgtctgcgtctttgtcatccaaatcaaagtaatcctggtaagagtctgtgttgtcccagttctctacaggcgtctgtgtatcgaagtcaaaagtcctcctggttagagtctctgttatccgagttcttccatcttgactgcatctttcgggaatgtaaacaaagaagcgccggctgtgtactgttgtggctgactacgttcgaaaaatacgtccatttcgcaccgacaactttcttctttgcttgctcagcttccttcttcataatgcaatgaacatgattgaaacagattcacgaacacagatgtccagaatactgtggaattatgaaatgaaaacagagctttttcgtattggcttcaatgtggaaggcatacccgtgttcgccggtctacgtcacacgcatacgtcatcctcagaggcgtttcgaaccggaagtttagcggcaaatttaaaatgtcactttataagttaacccggccgtattggcatgtgttataatgttaagatttcatcattgatatataaactatcagactgtgtggtcggtagtagtgggtttcagtaggcctttaagttcaggTTAAAATTTCTGCGACTTTTGAAAGCCAGCAGATGGTGCTACTTTTCCACTATTAAAGCATACAGCAACCTTTCATAGCTATTGTTTTTTGTCCTTTGCTACAGAAAGGATGAGATTTTGTCTCTATGGATGTGtggatatgtatatactgtatgtacaaaacatgtatattatgtgtattctATACTGGACTTATTTGAACTTACCTTTAAAGTGTAACatttaaattataattaatattaatatattaatatttaacatgtatattttaGGCAGATGTAGTTTTTAAAGATTAATGAAATGTATAAAGTTGTGtgatatatctatatacagtatatccaaatacatatatacagcttatatttacacatttatacatatatatatatgtatatacacagatatatatgtatatacaatcatacattatgtatatataccgtacatatatacacacatatatatacatatatatatatatatatattcatctgtatttatatatactgtacatacatattttcttaagcaaatgtTATTTATGCAGGTAAACAAGCCTGTGATTTCAAGAGTGtggttatacatacagtatatacaaacagTACATACTTATGCATACATAGTGTGATTAATCCCTtgacagccctatatatataaatatatatacacatccatccatcgatccattttctaccgcttgtccctttttggggtcgcggggggtgctggagcctatctcagctgcattcgggtggaaggcggtgtacaccctggacaagtcgccactcatcgcagggccaacacagatagacagacaacattcacactcacattcatttagtgttgccaatcaacctatccccaggtgcatgtttttggaggtgggaggaagccggagtacccggatggaacccacgcagtcacggggagaacatgcaaactccacacagaaagatcccgagcccgggattgaacccaggactgctcaggaccttcgtattgtgaggcacatgcactaacacatacatactgtatatacatgtatacgtatacacacatatatatatatatatatatatacatacatatccgtatatatacacatgtccatgtatatgtatacatatgtatgtatgattaattctctgtaaatcaaaaggctcttaacatgttatataattctttcgtactcccttatcttaattattgtgttgaaatctggggtaacaattacaaatcaaacatcaactctatattcttacttcaaaagaaagcgactCGAATTATAAATTAtgcggattatcatgaccataccaatgctgtgtttattaaattaaaaacattaaaactgcacgatgttgttgacctcaacactgctattgtgacgtacaaagctcgtaaccacatgctgcctggatgtctacaggagaggttcaaccccagagagaatccctatgccCTCAGAGcggtctttcagaaagcaaacataagaatgagcttaaaaagtagatgtgtttctgtcagaggggttcaactgtggaacagcttggatgattccttaaaatgtttcagttccattcacacatttaaaaaacactttaagaccaatgtcttggaaaaatatatcactcttgaatcaacactgtagttaatactacgatcaatgttaattacaaactaaatgtgagatataaataataatggaagtataattgtttgtatatagtatataattggtacatgTGTACAAGAATacttcacatgcctttactgtgtatataattgaactgtgtttatgttgtgtataatgtgtatttataatatgctgtacaaaggacatttcataatttttatgaagttcatcttgtacttgacattgtttatagggttaggtgcaataagtgttcaacttcagcctaaaccctttcggtctgcaacattttctttttcaatctatgaatgtacaactgtttgtttattttgttgaccattgaccgaagaataataataaaaaaatacattaaaaaaatcctTGACAGCcctatgtatgaatatatacatatgtacatacatatactgtacatgtatatatacatacatatacatgtatatatacatatgtatgtatgattaaTTCCTTGACAGccctatgtatacatacacatgtatatatacgtacatatacatgtatatatacatatatacacacattatacatataaatatatatacatacacatacatgtacatatatatttatatacacacatgtatacatatacacatatatacatacacacacgtatatttatatatatacatataaacacacgtatatttatatatacatatatccacatgtatatttatacatatatacacacattatatatatatatatatatataattatacatacatatgtatgtatctatacatacatatgtatatatatatatatatatatacaaaccgcgtttccatatgagttgggaaattgtgttagatgtaaatataaacggaatacaatgatttgcaaatcattttcaacccatattcagtggaatatgctaaaaagacaacatatttgatgttcaaactgataaacattttttgtttttttgcaaataatcattaactttagaatttgatgccagcaacacgtgacaaagaagttgggaaaggtggcaataaatactgataaagttgaggaatgctcatcaaacacttatttggaacatccctcaggtgaacaggcaaattgggaacaggtgggtgccatgattgggtataaaagtagattccatgaaatgctcagtcattcacaaacaaggatggggcgaggggcaccactttgtcaacaaatgcgtgagcaaattgttgaacagtttaagaaaaacctttctcaaccagctattgcaaggaatttagggatttcaccatctacggtccgtaatatcatcaaagggttcagagaatctggagaaatcactgcacgtaagcagctaagcccgtgaccttcgatccctcagaatgtactgcatcaacaagcgacatcagtgtgtaaaggatatcaccacatgggctcaggaacacttcagaaacctactcagtaactacagtttgtcgctacatctgtaagtgcaagttaaaactctcctatgcaaggcaaaaaccgtttatcaacaacacccagaaacgctgtcggcttcgctgggcctgagctcatctaagatggactgatgcaaagtggaaaagtgttctgtggtctgacgagtccacatttcaaattgtttttggaaactttggacgtcctgtcctgcggaccaaagaggaaaagaaccatccggattgttctaggcccaaagttgaaaagccagcatctgtgatggtatgggggtgtattagtgcccaagacatgggtaacttacacatctgtgaaggcgccattaatgctgaaaggtacatacaggttttggagcaacatatgttgccatccaagcaacgttaccatggacgcccctgcttatttcagcaagacaatgccaagccacgtgttacatcaacgtggcttcatagtaaaagagtgcgggtactagactggcctgcctgtagtccagacctgtctcccattgaaaaagtgtggcgcattatgaagcctaaaatgccacaacggagacccccggactgttgaacaacttaagctgtacatcaagcaagaatgggaaagaattccacatgagaagcttaaaaaatgtgtctactcagttcccaaacgtttactgagtgttgttaaaaggaaaggccatgtaacacagtggtgaacatgccctttcccaactactttggcacgtgttgcagccatgaaattctaagttgattattatttgcaaaaaaaaataaagtttatgaatttgaacatcaaatatcttgtctttgtagtgcattcaattgaatatgggttgaaaaggatttgcaaatcattgtattttgtatatatttacatctaacacaatttcccaactcatatggaaacggggtttatacatatgtatatatacacacatatatacgttagtatacatatgtatatatacacatatatacatatgtatatactgtatacacatatgtatatatacacatgtcttctctctggcactcaccgagggtggacgctccccttccctctcccttatctcccctgcttgcttctttgtcttgtcttaactttcttgttgcctctttttgcactgctctccaaatctaaacattggaactatttaactggcctcaacgaaattgacaagatcttggttttgggggaacctgctgtcgtgacgaagcggttgttgctggatacgcgacggactcttgggagaagaaggagtgccgcgtgcctggcgacccttttctgtcgaggacgtgaagatatctacctattcggaattatgacaacaggacatctgctgattggagtaagcgttgctctggtttgtccacaaattggaagttgctggcagtcttcaaagtaccccaaagctgccacgaatgattggaggatgtgagaagaactgtggacacttggataacatcggactgtctgcctcgcaggatttttgaggaccagtcatagacaatttagagcgaAAAGCAAATTttcattttcactcgcatacaaaacattctaacttggattgtttccctggcttcgagactctcccgaaggacagtgtgacgaagacacaacaaactcccttcttgtctctcatggacacacacctgttgttgttgttgactttggacttatcggctgcacaagaatcaaggccgcggaacacactgtaggcttacatacaaacaacatgcatccacaaaaatatacgccacacatacacccccccaaacccccaaaccaacgccctcgacgcaaatcccataggggtgatggaaggatggtcagcgccgagagctgcggcctaccaccattactccgccccttccctctgttgctagatatctcgagatgtatatatatatctatcatatatacatatatgatatgtgctttgctatggaggttttttcccactccagactgggcccccttaggagcccagtctagattgtatttttttactcatccttccccagcgttttacctttttccccatcttttacggggcgccttatggcgacccatcagcgttcctgttctgtaaccctggacactgtttgtttgtctaatcttcaacgggtttgtgctgaaaacaaagtttcattgtacttgtgcaatgacaacaaagacctatcctatcctatcctatcctatatacatatgtatatatatatgtatgtgtgggaaaaaatcacaagactatttcatctctacaggcctgtttcatgaggggtttcctcaatcctcaggaggattgaggaaacccctcatgagacaggcctgtagagatgaaatagtcttgtgattttttcccacacatacatattacgctctaccacggtatcgagcactattttttggataatctaattaagacatatatatatatatatatatatataatatatatatatatatatatatatctatctatctatctatctatctatctatctatctatctatctatctatctatctatctatctatatatatatatatatatatatatatatatatatatatatctatatatatatatatatatatatatatatatatatatatatatatatatatatatatatatatattcatctgtatttatatatagtGTACATGTATCTTTTCTTAAGCAAATGTTATTTATGCAGGTAAATAACCtgtgatatatgtatgtatcacatacatatttacatacatacatatatatatatatatatatatatatatatatatatatatatatatatatatatatatatatatatatacatatacatatacatatatatatatatatatacatatatatatatatatatacatatatacatacatatatatatacatatatacatacatatatatatatatatatatatatatatatatatacatatatatatatatacatatatatatatatatatatatacatatatatatatatatatatatacatatatatatatatatatatatatatatatatatatatatatatatatatatatatatatatatatatatatatatacatatatatatatatacatatatatatatatatacatatatatatatatacatatatatacatatacatatatatacatatatatatatatatatatatatatataataatgataaatgggttacttgtatagcgcttttctactttcaaggtactcaaagcgctttgacagtatttccacattcacccattcacacacacattcacacactgatggcgggagctgccatgcaaggcgctaaccagcagccatcatatatatacatatatatatatatactgtaaaacatttttaaaaaatagcagctcagtcgccagaattttatcgtgtTAAACAGTGGTATGGTACTGTTAATTTTCattcacagtaatacactgtaaaaacaacgattgcagattttacggaaaaaataacagtggcatgttttttttttagtacagtaatacactgtaaaaataacaattgtagattttactgtaaaaaactggcagctctgtcgtAATAATTTAcgataattcactgtaaaaaaaaaaaaaaagctgcattTCTGGCTTCTATAAAATCTACATTTGCTACAATTGCCAAACTATCCCATTAATGCTCACAGACAAAATCGAACCCTTTTTGAGATGAGCGAGTCCATCATGAAGTTGTGCACGTGCTTCTCAGCCCGTGTCAGCTCCAGCTTGCGTGCGACCACCGCCACCACCAGCACGGTGCAGCCGGCGCCCTGCGGAGACGTCGAGGCAGTTATGAAAACGGACCAGATCCCCTTCATGCGCCCGTTGCTCACCATGATCCCGGTGAGGAGGCAGATGCTCCTCCCGCAGTAGGTGTGAGGGACCACGTCGCCGTAGCCGATGGACAAGAAGGTGACGGAGACCATCCACAGGGCCTCCATGTAGTTGCTGCTCAGGTCTCTGTAGTTGTGGTGTCTGAGGACAACATGGGATCATAGCGGATCCACCTCAAAGGCGGGAGAGGAGGAGCGGATTACCTCTCGCACACGTGCAGACCCCAGGCGGCGACGAGCCACAGGGAGACGCTGAAGACCATGAGCACGGTGCCCGGGTAGGTGGTCATCAGGGTTTTGCCCACAAAGCGAGTGTTGAAGTGGATCTGGGGGGGAGGAAGTCATATCAGGATGATGTCTTGCGCTTGAATCAACATTTCAAGACACCTTATTGAGCGCCCCGATGCTGCGCGACGCCGTGTCGGTGAAGAGGCGGCTGTGCAGCATCATGGCGCGGCCCAGCAGGTAGAGCCTGAGGAACATGGGCAGCGCCAGCACGATCTCCAGCTCCGTCTCCGACAACGGCAGCGGCGTGGCGGCGGTCTGCTGGAAGTAGGCCAGCAGGCCCACCGGGTACGGGTGGATGGCCGCCGCCGCCAGCTCCAGCGCTATCAGGGCCGAACGCTCGGTCGTCATGGCGATGCGCCAGTCCTCCGCCCCGCTGTCGTGAACGTAGAGCTGGAAGGAAGGGCACGGGGGCGTGGCGTTGAGGCCCCAAGTGGAGTGGAGGCGAAAGTGCGTATGGTTGGGGAAGACGGGTTTACCTGCACCTCGCAGCAGTGATACGCCACGATGAGGCCCAGCAGGATGATGGTGGACACACTGATGATGGATTTGAGCACGAGCGAGGAGACGGAGCTCTGTGGgggcaatcacacacacacacacacacacacacacacacacacacacacacacacacacacacacacacacacacacacacacacacacacacacacacacacacacacacacacaggttatcatttggaatggggaccaagtttttgatcatcacttgtggggaccaccctttatacaggttgtggaggcataaaaaagttttttttctttcttgaaaTCAACttgtaccttgaaaatattttttttaccttgaaaatcagttttttttctcttgaaaatcaacttttaccttgaaaatcaacttttaccttaaaaataaactTGTGCCTTGAAAATTTACTTTTGCCTGAAAATCAACTTgtgccttgaaaatattttttttaccttgaaaatcagtttttttctCTTGAAAATCAACATgtgccttgaaaatattttttcaccttgaaaatcgttttgtttctctcttgaaaatcaacttttaccttgaaaataaacttgtgccctgaaaatctacttttgactagaaaatcaacttttgccttgaaaatatttttttaccttgaaaatcattttttaccttgaaaatcaacttttaccttaaaaatcaacttgtgccttgaaaatcaacttgtgccttgaaaatcaacttttgccttgaaaatattttttaccttgaaaatattttttaccttgaaaatcgttttttaccttgaaaatcagttttttttgtcttgaaaatcaacttgtaccttgaaaatcaacttgtaccttgaaaatcaacttgtaccttgaaaatcagttttttttctcttgaaaatcaacttgtaccttgaaaataattttttaccttgaaaatcagttttttttctcttgaaaatcaacttgtgccttgaaaatctacttttgccttgaaaatcaacttttgccttgaaaatattttttttaccttgaaactaattttttaccttgaaaatcagttttttttctcttgaaaatcaacttttaccttg
This Entelurus aequoreus isolate RoL-2023_Sb linkage group LG05, RoL_Eaeq_v1.1, whole genome shotgun sequence DNA region includes the following protein-coding sequences:
- the LOC133650378 gene encoding small conductance calcium-activated potassium channel protein 1-like, encoding MDHHVTSVSFTLVDEGHMEDQRSLLPSPRTLSPRRACPPQCGIHHTVQRSADHTVWLDRTQAMATMPLYNSHLCPRASPCSVRRGDKGKGKNRKKSETCKQSHKDRNHKGKAKNSNASRLQVEASSCNDVSPCGSPFKSCRRQVHLKDERRPDNLSLEMNDRHSLPEIIITSRDDEDLHPHTESPPSEAAGLLPGSERDTPRTPHSSPKHKADAKDDQYWKTHSIGWRLVRRRALFLRRQRLNDCALAVGIFGVVMMVTETELSWSVYSKSSVSSLVLKSIISVSTIILLGLIVAYHCCEVQLYVHDSGAEDWRIAMTTERSALIALELAAAAIHPYPVGLLAYFQQTAATPLPLSETELEIVLALPMFLRLYLLGRAMMLHSRLFTDTASRSIGALNKIHFNTRFVGKTLMTTYPGTVLMVFSVSLWLVAAWGLHVCERHHNYRDLSSNYMEALWMVSVTFLSIGYGDVVPHTYCGRSICLLTGIMGAGCTVLVVAVVARKLELTRAEKHVHNFMMDSLISKRIKIAAANVLRETWLIYKHTKLSREKDHTRVRMHQRKLLLAIHQLRRLKVEKSILADQSNTLMDMCKVQTLLYDVLGEVQGCRSELDTHIHGLEKHVEELREGFRSLMPLLSNTLSMQNSSIRHLLREREKNSETAGESSER